From a single Scomber japonicus isolate fScoJap1 chromosome 12, fScoJap1.pri, whole genome shotgun sequence genomic region:
- the mep1bb gene encoding meprin A subunit beta, giving the protein MDSRELSTLLTHYSSIDVDGDYDVDGGRDLDIFDINEAAGLNLVEGDIVLDERQTRNSIIGDQYRWPKTIPYYMEDDLEINAKGVILKAFEQYRLKTCIDFQPWNGEKNYISIFKGGGCFSSVGNRRVGKQSLSIGANCDRIATIEHEFLHALGFWHEQSRADRDDYVRIMWDRISEGREHNFNTYNDTTSSSLGVPYDYGSMMHYSKNAFRNGTEPTIVTKIPAFSDVIGQRMEFSDSDLLKLSRLYNCTKSSTFLDSCDFERENICGMIQGEGRKADWLRLSQAAGGPNTDYSNMGKCTGSGYFMHFSTGTANIGDTALLESRLLYPKRGYQCLQFFYYNSAGPSDTLKIFVREYDQANPNGKLRLIKIIDGSPQELWQLHHVSLDVKTKFRVVFQGTKEGSGPSVGGLSLDDINLSETTCPEFIWRVKNFSHVMDTTPPNTAIYSPPFTSKENYTFQMTLYPSGKEGYPGELSAYANLVARQGDTGQKWPCPWKQITMMLMDQHPHIQKRMSNQRSVTTDPNRKASDSTEFFWDDPRKVGVEVTDTDGSKYFRGPGSGTAVYLTHLRAKSRDFIKGGDAIFLLTMEDVSHLTESQPLPPSTQQPTTTQQPTTTQQPTTTQQPTTTQQPDNTTTTTPCTNIECLNGGVCLVDEERASCRCVVGNDWWYYGDNCQYRGSTTDKTNLALASSLSVLGVMLVITVVCVVCLKKKYKKRSNDDLVMANVHAGGNAR; this is encoded by the exons ATGGATAGTAGAGAGCTCTCCACTCTGCTCACTCACTACAGCTCAATTGATGTCGATGGGG ACTATGATGTGGATGGTGGAAGAGACCTTGATATTTTTGACATTAATGAAG CGGCAGGGCTGAATCTTGTAGAGGGGGACATTGTGCTTGATGAG AGGCAAACTCGAAACTCCATAATAGGAGACCAGTACAGGTGGCCAAAGACAATCCCATACTACATGGAAGATGACTTAG AGATCAATGCAAAAGGTGTGATTCTGAAAGCCTTTGAGCAGTATCGGCTCAAGACCTGCATTGACTTCCAGCCTTggaatggagaaaaaaactacatttccaTATTTAAAGGGGGCGG CTGTTTCTCCTCTGTGGGTAACCGGCGAGTTGGGAAGCAGAGTTTATCAATAGGGGCAAACTGTGACCGCATCGCTACCATTGAACACGAGTTTCTTCATGCTCTGGGTTTCTGGCATGAGCAGTCCAGAGCAGACCGCGATGACTATGTCAGAATCATGTGGGACCGCATCTCAGAGG GTAGAGAGCACAACTTTAACACCTACAATGACACCACCTCCAGCTCTTTGGGTGTACCCTATGACTATGGCTCCATGATGCACTACAGTAAAAATGCCTTTCGCAATGGCACAGAGCCCACTATCGTCACCAAGATCCCTGCATTCAGTGATGTTATTGGCCAGCGTATGGAGTTCAGTGACAGTGACCTGCTCAAGCTCAGCCGCCTCTATAACTGCA CAAAGAGCTCCACATTCCTGGACTCATGTGACTTTGAACGTGAGAACATCTGTGGTATGATCCAGGGTGAAGGGCGTAAGGCAGACTGGCTCCGGCTTTCCCAGGCTGCTGGAGGGCCCAACACTGACTACTCCAACATGGGAAAATGCACTG GCTCTGGTTATTTCATGCACTTCAGCACGGGCACAGCCAACATTGGAGATACAGCTTTGCTTGAGAGCAGGCTCCTTTACCCCAAAAGAGGTTATCAGTGTTTGCAGTTCTTCTACTACAACAGCGCCGGCCCCAGCGACACACTGAAGATCTTTGTCCGAGAGTATGACCAAGCTAACCCCAATGGAAAACTGCGCCTTATAAAGATAATAGATG GCTCCCCTCAGGAACTTTGGCAACTTCACCATGTGAGTCTAGACGTCAAAACAAAATTCCGCGTTGTCTTCCAAGGAACCAAGGAGGGCTCTGGACCCTCTGTAGGGGGTCTGTCCCTGGATGACATTAACCTCTCCGAGACCACCTGTCCAGAGTTTATATGGCGAGTGAAGAACTTCAGTCATGTTATGGACACCACCCCACCAAACACAGCTATCTACAGCCCCCCCTTCACCTCTAAGGAGAACTACACCTTCCAGATGACGTTGTATCCCAGTGGTAAGGAAGGTTACCCTGGTGAGTTGTCCGCCTATGCTAATCTGGTGGCCCGTCAAGGGGACACCGGGCAGAAATGGCCATGCCCCTGGAAACAGATAACCATGATGCTCATGGACCaacacccacacatacaaaaGCGCATGTCCAACCAGCGCAGTGTCACCACAGACCCCAACCGGAAGGCATCAG ACTCTACAGAGTTTTTCTGGGATGACCCTCGTAAGGTGGGTGTTGAAGTCACAGATACAGATGGGTCCAAGTATTTCCGAGGGCCAGGCTCCGGCACAGCAGTGTATCTCACCCACCTGAGAGCCAAGAGCAGGGATTTTATCAAGGGAGGAGATGCCATCTTTCTCCTTACCATGGAGG ATGTTTCCCATCTGACTGAGAGCCAGCCTCTGCCTCCCTCAACCCAGCAACCTACCACAACCCAGCAACCTACCACAACCCAGCAACCTACCACAACCCAGCAACCTACCACAACCCAGCAACCTgacaatacaacaacaacaactcctTGCACTAACATAGAATGTTTGAATGGTGGAGTGTGCCTGGTGGATGAAGAGAGGGCTTCTTGCAG GTGTGTGGTGGGTAATGACTGGTGGTACTATGGGGACAACTGTCAGTACAGAGGCTCCACCACGGACAAAACCAACCTTGCACTcgcctcctctctgtctgtactgggAGTCATGCTGGTGATTACAGTGGTCTGTGTCGTCTGTTTGAAGAAGAAGTATAAGAAACGCAGTAACGACGATCTTGTCATGGCAAACGTGCATGCAGGTGGCAATGCAAGATGA